Proteins encoded by one window of Lactobacillus paragasseri:
- a CDS encoding 2,3-diphosphoglycerate-dependent phosphoglycerate mutase translates to MSKLVLIRHGQSEWNLSNQFTGWVDVNLSEKGVEEAKKAGRLIKEHGLEFDQAYTSLLTRAIKTLHYALEESDQLWIPETKTWRLNERHYGALQGLNKKATAEKYGDEQVHIWRRSYDVLPPAIDDDNEFSQAHDRRYANLDPHIVPKAENLHVCLDRVMPFWEDHIAPDLLDGKNVIIAAHGNSLRALTKYIENISDDDIMNLEMKTGEPVVYTFDDKLDVVNKEKLDD, encoded by the coding sequence ATGTCGAAATTAGTTTTAATTCGTCACGGTCAAAGTGAATGGAACCTTTCTAACCAATTTACTGGTTGGGTTGATGTAAACCTTTCAGAAAAAGGTGTTGAAGAAGCTAAGAAGGCTGGTCGTTTAATTAAGGAACACGGTCTTGAATTTGATCAAGCTTACACTTCATTATTAACTCGTGCTATCAAGACTTTGCACTACGCACTTGAAGAAAGTGACCAACTTTGGATTCCAGAAACTAAGACTTGGAGATTAAATGAACGTCATTACGGTGCTCTTCAAGGTTTAAACAAGAAAGCTACTGCTGAAAAATATGGTGACGAACAAGTTCACATTTGGCGTCGTTCATACGATGTTTTGCCACCAGCTATTGATGATGACAACGAATTTAGTCAAGCACATGACCGCCGTTACGCAAACTTGGATCCACACATCGTTCCTAAGGCAGAAAACTTACACGTATGTCTTGACCGTGTAATGCCATTCTGGGAAGATCACATTGCTCCAGATTTACTTGACGGCAAGAACGTTATTATTGCTGCACATGGTAACTCACTTCGTGCTTTAACTAAGTACATTGAAAACATCTCAGATGATGACATCATGAACTTAGAAATGAAGACTGGTGAACCAGTTGTTTACACATTTGACGATAAGTTAGATGTTGTTAACAAGGAAAAGCTTGACGACTAA
- a CDS encoding glycosyltransferase family 2 protein — MKKLSIIVPCYNEEESVPLFYPAVNKVMDTIPDLEPEYWFINDGSKDNTLKEIKELRKKDPEHVHFVSFSRNFGKESALYAGLQAATGDYVVVMDVDLQDPPKFLPQMYDLIKTGEYDCIGTRRVDRTGEAKFKSFLSDMFYKVVNKISDTEIVPGARDYRMMTRQMVNAVLDMPEYNRFSKGIFSWVGFKTKYLDYHNVERVAGESDWNTWKLFKYAMDGIADFSQAPLNLAVWIGTGSFVLSIIGLIIVIIRRALYPGSSIFGWASMVCIILLLGGLQLLCIGILGKYIGRVYIQVKNRPIYIIKEKK, encoded by the coding sequence ATGAAAAAATTGTCAATTATTGTTCCGTGTTATAACGAAGAGGAATCTGTACCACTTTTTTATCCAGCTGTGAATAAAGTAATGGATACAATTCCAGATTTAGAGCCAGAATATTGGTTCATTAATGATGGTTCAAAAGATAATACTCTTAAGGAAATTAAAGAATTACGTAAAAAAGATCCAGAACATGTTCACTTTGTCTCATTTTCAAGAAACTTTGGTAAGGAGTCTGCGCTTTATGCTGGACTTCAAGCTGCAACTGGAGATTATGTAGTCGTAATGGACGTTGACTTACAAGATCCACCTAAGTTTTTACCACAAATGTATGATTTGATTAAGACTGGAGAATATGACTGTATTGGAACTCGTCGTGTTGACCGTACAGGGGAAGCTAAGTTTAAGTCTTTCTTAAGCGATATGTTCTATAAGGTTGTTAATAAGATTTCTGATACTGAAATTGTACCAGGTGCTCGTGACTACCGAATGATGACTCGTCAAATGGTAAATGCGGTTTTAGATATGCCTGAATACAATCGTTTTTCAAAGGGAATCTTCTCTTGGGTTGGATTTAAGACTAAGTATTTGGACTATCACAATGTTGAACGTGTAGCTGGCGAAAGTGATTGGAACACTTGGAAATTGTTCAAATATGCAATGGACGGAATTGCGGACTTTTCACAAGCACCACTTAACTTAGCTGTTTGGATTGGTACTGGATCATTTGTTTTATCAATTATTGGCTTGATCATTGTGATTATTCGCAGAGCACTCTACCCTGGTTCAAGCATCTTTGGTTGGGCTTCGATGGTATGCATTATTTTGCTGCTGGGTGGTTTGCAACTACTCTGCATTGGTATTTTAGGTAAATATATCGGCAGGGTATATATCCAAGTTAAGAATCGACCAATTTATATTATTAAAGAGAAAAAATAA
- the rpsN gene encoding 30S ribosomal protein S14 encodes MAKKSKIVKAAKQRELIKKYYELKEAGDVEALAKLPLDAHPTHYHNRDLHDGRPHGYMRKFGMSRLRFKELAHKGQLPGVRKASW; translated from the coding sequence ATGGCAAAAAAATCAAAAATTGTTAAAGCTGCTAAGCAGCGCGAATTAATTAAAAAATACTACGAATTAAAAGAAGCTGGTGACGTAGAAGCATTAGCAAAACTGCCACTTGATGCTCACCCAACTCATTATCATAATCGAGATCTACACGATGGTAGACCACATGGTTATATGCGTAAGTTTGGTATGTCACGTTTACGCTTCAAAGAACTAGCACATAAAGGACAACTTCCTGGTGTACGTAAGGCTAGTTGGTAA
- a CDS encoding GtrA family protein — protein sequence MGIFKRILHNEDLRQLIIYVLIGVLGLGVDFGIFALLTHFKMQVEVANFISSSCGLINNFFWNSFLNFKVHDKLLIRFVSYYLVGQITTLFTTLCLFIFVTQLGYNQLIVKAVSTFIATLIQFVINKLLTFRKIKTTKSKVDVRK from the coding sequence GTGGGTATTTTTAAAAGAATACTTCATAATGAAGACTTGCGACAGCTGATTATTTATGTATTAATTGGTGTGTTAGGATTAGGTGTTGATTTTGGAATTTTCGCACTCCTTACCCATTTTAAGATGCAAGTCGAAGTAGCTAATTTTATTTCATCATCTTGTGGGTTAATCAATAACTTTTTCTGGAATAGTTTTCTTAACTTTAAGGTTCACGATAAGTTGTTAATAAGATTCGTTTCTTACTATTTAGTTGGACAAATTACGACTTTATTTACTACATTATGTTTATTTATCTTCGTAACTCAGTTAGGTTATAATCAACTAATTGTTAAGGCCGTTTCTACATTTATCGCTACCTTAATTCAATTCGTAATTAATAAGTTACTTACATTTAGAAAAATTAAAACTACTAAGTCAAAAGTAGACGTTAGAAAGTAA